In one window of Bos mutus isolate GX-2022 chromosome 13, NWIPB_WYAK_1.1, whole genome shotgun sequence DNA:
- the ASXL1 gene encoding polycomb group protein ASXL1, translated as MKDKQKRKKERTWAEAARLVLENYSDAPMTPKQILQVIEAEGLKEMRSGTSPLACLNAMLHSNSRGGEGLFYKLPGRISLFTLKKDALQWSRSPAVVEGEEPEDTADVESCGSNEASTVSGENDVSLDETSSNASCSTESQSRPLSNPRDSCRASSQANKQKKKTGVMLPRVVLTPLKVNGAHVESASGFSGRHADGESGSPSSSSGGSPALGSAAIRGQAELARDPAPLLRGFRKPATGQMKRNRGEEIDFETPGSILVNTNLRALINSRTFHALPSHFQQQLLFLLPEVDRQVGTDGLLRLSSSALNNEFFTHAAQSWRERLADGEFTHEMQVRIRQEMEKEKKVEQWKEKFFEDYYGQKLGLTKEESLQQNVGQEEADIKSDLRVSESTRPQRGPATRQRDGHFKKRSRPDLRTRARRNLYKRQEPEQAEIAKDAQSVTLDIPLHKDGEAKTDTAGVGSPHPPGTSSAASNPESPEFPVETVASRLQPSPNDQARVSASPDRIPSLLQETVDQEPKDQKRKSFEQATSASFPEKKPRLEDRQSFRNTIESVHPEKPQPTKEEPKVPPIRIQLSRIKPPWVVKGQPTYQICPRIVPITESSCRGWTGARTLADIKARALQVRGARGHHCHREAATTAIGGGGGPGGGGGGATDEGGGRGGGSGDGGEACGHPEPRGAPSAPGECTSDLQRTQLLPPCPLNGDHAQAETAASRARREDLASLRKGQSCPLQRVPDGPSGGLEDASRLPVAPTRDPPCQALPPLPSRIPEPERLVEQLVSHPEGRTECGSGTTAWERGDEKLAPTIPSENSPVRALAGPTGLEEGTGQAPDSGSNPTMKDPVNVTPSSISESSLASCLQDRPFDDESELDDSGPPTRESSSRQENLKTEAPVSPGAAPWRPGMSNDEAGGQPEPDSREEVPSIKSQVREKWEKAAPLIPASPVGLTAEEGLDPPVHLGSLWTVHSGCVDSSGSDCRQLEGDKPRINGDSEALSPHSESTDTASDFEGHFSEDSSEAEPGETLGPKRSLVAEQGEKHSWNHCASLSKVNGDLSLVTRTDGMVAPQSWVSRVCAVPPKIPDSLLLASPEYQPRPMSLGRPASSVEAANPLVMQLLQGHLPLKKVLPPAHGGSKPEPPRLALTAEQSPGGSLGMGSLQGPGENRCEVGKSSPESLLPESCEASTGFARLEASQGPGAPLKMSKNAPSLDSLYPVTNPVAASGKAEVDFKEQLSPFSFEDQKEARDLSQCSISTAAPGVSLGNLTTSRAPLFSSPNAVSSGPDQAGRALGDQNSAGGQGKKLFGSKNAAAALQCPRLVEPTPLPAEAPPAFPNRKSGPGKTSLSGGIQTAREDWAPKPPPASVGSIKSEKTLDGGPLKVDAENRKAVGPGPRELVDHLQGMPFVLDLPFWKLPREPGKGLSQPLEPSSIPSQLNIKQAFYGKLSKLQLSSTSFNYSSGSPPFPKGLAGSVVQLSHKANFGASHSASLSLQMFTDSSTVESISLQCACSLKAMIMCQGCGAFCHDDCIGPSKLCVLCLVVR; from the exons AAGGATGCCCTGCAGTGGTCTCGCAGTCCAGCTGTGGTGGAGGGAGAGGAGCCAGAGGACACAGCTGATGTGGAGAGCTGTGGGTCTAATGAAGCCAGCACTGTGAGTGGTGAAAATGATG TTTCTCTCGATGAAACATCTTCTAATGCTTCCTGTTCTACGGAATCTCAGAGTCGGCCTCTTTCCAACCCCAGGGACAGCTGCAGAGCTTCCTCACAG GCaaacaagcagaagaaaaagacaggGGTGATGTTGCCTCGAGTTGTCCTGACTCCTCTGAAGGTAAACGGGGCCCACGTGGAATCAGCATCAG GGTTCTCGGGCCGCCACGCCGATGGCGAGAGCGGCAGCCCGTCCAGCAGCAGCGGCGGCTCTCCGGCCCTGGGCAGCGCTGCTATCCGTGGCCAGGCCGAGCTCGCCCGGGACCCTGCCCCGCTCCTGAGAGGCTTCCGGAAGCCGGCCACAG GTCAAATGAAGCGCAACAGAGGGGAAGAGATCGATTTTGAGACGCCTGGGTCCATTCTTGTCAACACCAACCTCCGGGCCCTGATCAACTCGCGGACCTTCCATGCCCTGCCGTCCCACTTCCAGCAgcagctcctcttcctcctgcccgaAGTAGACAGACAG GTGGGAACTGATGGCCTGTTACGTCTCAGCAGTAGTGCGCTGAACAATGAGTTTTTCACCCACGCAGCTCAGAGCTGGCGGGAACGCCTGGCTGATG GTGAATTCACTCATGAGATGCAGGTCAGGATACgacaagaaatggagaaggaaaagaaagtggaacaatggaaagaaaagttTTTCGAAGACTACTATGGACAGAA GCTGGGTTTAACCAAAGAAGAGTCATTGCAGCAGAATGTGGGCCAGGAGGAGGCTGACATCAAGAGTGACCTGCGTGTCTCAGAATCAACACGGCCACAGCGTGGCCCGGCCACCCGGCAGCGAGATGGGCATTTCAAGAAACGCTCTCGGCCAGATCTTCGAACCAGAGCCCGAAGGAATCTGTACAAAAGACAGGAGCCAGAACAAGCAGAGATCGCTAAAGACGCACAGTCTGTGACACTAGACATCCCCCTCCACAAGGACGGGGAGGCTAAGACCGACACAGCAGGGGTGGGCAGCCCCCACCCACCTGGCACGTCCTCCGCAGCATCCAACCCAGAGAGTCCCGAATTCCCAGTGGAAACTGTGGCCTCCCGGCTCCAGCCTAGTCCCAATGACCAGGCACGTGTCTCCGCGTCTCCAGACAGAATTCCCAGCTTGCTGCAGGAGACCGTGGATCAGGAACCCAAGGATCAGAAGAGGAAATCCTTTGAGCAGGCGACCTCTGCCTCCTTTCCCGAAAAGAAGCCCCGGCTTGAAGATCGTCAGTCCTTTCGTAACACAATTGAAAGTGTTCACCCCGAAAAGCCACAGCCCACCAAAGAGGAGCCCAAAGTCCCGCCCATCCGG ATTCAACTTTCACGTATCAAACCACCCTGGGTGGTTAAAGGTCAGCCCACTTACCAGATATGTCCCCGCATCGTCCCCATCACGGAGTCCTCCTGCCGGGGCTGGACTGGTGCCAGGACCCTTGCAGACAttaaagcccgtgctctgcaggtCCGAGGGGCGAGAGGCCACCACTGCCATCGAGAGGCGGCCACCACTGCCATCGGAGGTGGGGGTGGCCCGGGTGGAGGTGGCGGCGGGGCCACCGATGAGGGAGGTGGCAGAGGCGGCggcagtggtgatggtggtgaggcCTGTGGCCACCCTGAGCCCCGGGGGGCCCCGAGTGCCCCTGGAGAGTGTACGTCAGATCTACAGCGAACACAACTACTGCCGCCTTGTCCTCTAAACGGGGATCACGCCCAGGCCGAAACTGCTGCGTCCAGAGCCAGGAGAGAGGACCTGGCTTCTCTCAGAAAGGGGCAGAGCTGCCCACTGCAGAGGGTCCCAGATGGCCCTAGCGGCGGGCTGGAAGATGCCTCCCGACTCCCCGTTGCACCCACTCGGGACCCGCCATGCCAGGCTCTGCCCCCACTGCCCTCTAGAATCCCAGAACCTGAGAGGTTAGTTGAGCAGCTTGTGTCGCATCCAGAAGGCAGAACTGAATGTGGGTCTGGTACCACTGCCTGGGAAAGGGGTGATGAGAAGCTAGCACCTACCATCCCCTCAGAGAACAGTCCTGTTCGGGCTCTGGCCGGGCCTACTGGTTTAGAAGAAGGAACTGGCCAGGCTCCAGACAGTGGCAGTAATCCCACCATGAAGGATCCTGTGAACGTGACCCCCAGTTCCATCTCCGAATCATCCTTGGCCAGTTGCCTGCAAGACAGACCATTTGATGATGAATCAGAACTTGATGACTCGGGCCCACCCACAAGGGAAAGTTCTTCTAGACAGGAAAACTTGAAAACCGAGGCTCCTGTCTCCCCTGGTGCTGCTCCTTGGAGGCCTGGCATGTCAAATGATGAGGCAGGGGGACAACCTGAACCCGACTCCAGAGAAGAGGTCCCGTCCATTAAGTCCCAGGTCAGAGAGAAGTGGGAGAAAGCGGCCCCCCTCATCCCAGCATCACCTGTGGGCTTGACAGCGGAGGAGGGTCTGGATCCCCCCGTCCACTTGGGTTCACTCTGGACAGTGCACTCTGGCTGTGTTGACAGCAGCGGCAGCGACTGCAGACAGCTGGAAGGTGACAAGCCCAGAATCAATGGAGACTCGGAAGCTCTGAGTCCTCACAGCGAGTCCACAGACACTGCCTCTGACTTCGAAGGCCACTTCTCCGAGGACAGCAGTGAGGCCGAGCCTGGTGAAACCTTGGGGCCGAAGAGGTCCTTGGTGGCTGAGCAGGGTGAGAAACACAGTTGGAACCACTGTGCCTCGCTCTCCAAGGTGAATGGTGACCTGAGTCTGGTCACCAGGACAGATGGGATGGTTGCTCCTCAGAGCTGGGTGTCTCGGGTATGTGCAGTTCCCCCAAAGATCCCAGACTCCCTGCTGCTGGCCAGTCCCGAGTATCAGCCGAGACCCATGTCCCTGGGCAGGCCTGCATCCTCAGTGGAGGCTGCTAACCCCCTTGTGATGCAGTTGCTGCAGGGCCACTTGCCCCTCAAGAAGGTTCTCCCTCCAGCCCATGGCGGCAGCAAACCCGAACCCCCACGACTCGCACTTACAGCAGAGCAGAGCCCTGGTGGCTCCCTGGGGATGGGGTCATTGCAAGGTCCTGGGGAGAACAGATGCGAAGTTGGCAAGAGCAGTCCAGAGTCTCTGCTACCTGAGAGCTGTGAAGCAAGTACCGGCTTTGCCCGGCTGGAGGCTAGCCAAGGTCCTGGGGCGCCCCTAAAGATGTCCAAGAACGCCCCGAGTTTAGACTCCCTATATCCAGTGACCAATCCAGTGGCTGCCTCTGGGAAAGCAGAAGTGGATTTCAAAGAACAGTTATCTCCCTTCAGTTTTGAAGATCAGAAGGAAGCCCGTGACCTGTCCCAGTGCAGTATTTCAACTGCTGCCCCAGGTGTGAGTCTGGGAAATCTCACTACCTCGAGAGCCCCTCTTTTCTCATCTCCAAATGCGGTCTCCTCGGGTCCTGATCAGGCAGGTCGGGCCCTGGGGGATCAGAACAGTGCGGGAGGCCAAGGGAAGAAGCTCTTTGGCTCCAAGAACGCAGCTGCAGCCCTTCAGTGCCCCCGGCTGGTGGAGCCGACGCCACTGCCTGCGGAGGCCCCTCCCGCTTTTCCCAATAGGAAGTCAGGGCCAGGCAAAACCTCTCTGTCTGGTGGGAtacagactgccagggaagactGGGCCCCAAAGCCACCGCCTGCCTCTGTTGGCAGCATCAAGAGCGAAAAGACTCTTGATGGAGGGCCTCTCAAGGTGGATGCAGAGAACAGAAAGGCAGTGGGGCCTGGTCCCCGGGAGCTGGTGGATCACTTGCAAGGGATGCCCTTTGTCCTTGATTTGCCCTTCTGGAAATTACCCCGGGAGCCCGGGAAGGGACTCAGTCAGCCTCTGGAGCCTTCTTCCATCCCCTCCCAACTCAACATCAAGCAGGCATTTTATGGGAAGCTTTCCAAACTCCAGCTAAGTTCCACCAGCTTTAATTATTCCTCCGGCTCCCCCCCTTTTCCCAAAGGCCTGGCCGGAAGTGTGgtgcagctgagccacaaagcaaACTTTGGTGCGAGCCACAGTGCATCCCTCTCCTTGCAAATGTTCACCGACAGCAGCACAGTGGAAAGCATCTCGCTCCAGTGTGCGTGCAGCCTGAAAGCCATGATCATGTGCCAGGGCTGCGGTGCATTCTGTCACGATGACTGTATTGGACCCTCAAAGCTCTGTGTATTGTGCCTTGTGGTGAGATAA